From a single Bacillus pumilus genomic region:
- a CDS encoding TspO/MBR family protein, with protein MARKSIIWAVVVFFITYALFSIAGFLFPIDREWYDALNKPEWTPSGGVIGAVWAVLFALISLSAAIIYGKYGFQKITLPFWILFLLNYVFNQAFSFFQFTQKDLFAATIDCLLVALTALALVIVSRKLSKVVPILLIPYVLWGFFATYLSYTIYSMNM; from the coding sequence ATGGCGAGAAAAAGTATCATTTGGGCAGTTGTTGTTTTCTTTATTACATACGCATTATTCTCTATTGCCGGATTCTTGTTTCCGATTGACAGAGAGTGGTATGATGCATTAAATAAACCGGAATGGACACCAAGTGGCGGTGTAATTGGGGCTGTGTGGGCTGTCTTATTTGCACTCATTTCGTTGTCCGCAGCGATCATTTACGGAAAGTATGGGTTTCAAAAGATCACTTTACCATTTTGGATTCTTTTTCTTTTAAATTACGTTTTTAATCAAGCCTTTAGCTTTTTTCAATTTACACAAAAAGATTTATTTGCCGCTACGATCGACTGTCTGCTTGTAGCACTGACAGCACTCGCACTTGTCATCGTCTCGCGTAAACTAAGCAAAGTCGTTCCAATTTTACTGATCCCTTATGTTTTATGGGGCTTCTTTGCGACATACTTGTCTTACACGATCTATTCCATGAATATGTAA
- a CDS encoding 1,4-dihydroxy-2-naphthoate polyprenyltransferase produces MQHHSISDQLSPIKPDKNWRIWWNLLRPHTLTAAFIPVTLGTVLALPSGQIHVGLFLAMLFASMFIQIATNMFNEYFDYVRGLDNEKSVGIGGAIVRNGVKPKTVLNLAYGLFALSLLLGVYICMMSSWWIALIGLICMAAGYFYTGGPVPIAYTPFGELVSGAFMGLGIILISFYIQTGTLTSKAVLVSLPISILVGAILLSNNIRDLDGDKENGRKTLAILAGRKGAVNILLSMFLVSYVLIFVYIFTDIVGFWSLLVLLSVPKAYTAIKEFKQKEKPIELMNAMKSTAQTNTFFGFLLTIALILQYYIA; encoded by the coding sequence ATGCAGCATCATTCGATATCAGATCAGCTTTCACCAATTAAACCTGATAAGAACTGGCGGATTTGGTGGAATTTACTACGACCGCATACATTAACAGCGGCATTTATTCCCGTTACTTTAGGAACTGTCCTAGCACTTCCAAGTGGTCAAATACATGTTGGGCTATTTTTAGCCATGCTATTTGCTTCTATGTTTATCCAAATCGCGACGAACATGTTCAACGAGTACTTTGATTATGTTCGCGGACTGGACAACGAGAAATCTGTCGGCATCGGCGGAGCCATTGTAAGAAACGGTGTGAAGCCAAAAACAGTCCTCAACCTCGCTTATGGCCTATTTGCACTTTCGTTATTATTAGGCGTATATATTTGCATGATGTCCAGCTGGTGGATTGCACTGATAGGACTTATTTGTATGGCAGCAGGCTATTTCTATACCGGAGGCCCTGTACCAATTGCATATACACCGTTTGGAGAACTTGTATCAGGTGCTTTCATGGGATTAGGCATCATCTTAATTAGTTTCTATATCCAGACTGGCACACTGACATCTAAAGCTGTTCTTGTCTCATTGCCAATTTCTATTTTAGTTGGTGCCATCTTACTATCGAACAATATTCGCGATTTAGATGGTGATAAAGAGAATGGTCGAAAAACACTTGCGATTCTTGCTGGAAGAAAAGGTGCAGTGAACATTTTACTTTCCATGTTTTTGGTCTCATATGTACTCATTTTTGTTTATATCTTCACAGATATCGTCGGCTTTTGGAGTCTTCTTGTTTTACTCAGTGTCCCAAAAGCCTATACAGCCATTAAAGAATTCAAGCAAAAAGAAAAACCAATTGAATTAATGAATGCCATGAAATCTACAGCTCAAACCAATACCTTTTTCGGTTTCCTGCTGACAATCGCGTTGATCTTACAATACTATATCGCATAG
- a CDS encoding TraR/DksA C4-type zinc finger protein, producing MLSKDELHHLKQRLMREKQELEAKSHDDEQKVSFPYDSVGELSAYDNHPGDQGTELFERGKDIALNSLDHEHLLDINEALQAIADGSYGFCKVCNAPIPKERLEALPTAVTCIEHSKEQTVSQNRPIEEDLLSPPSGQFENEESAAYDGEDAYQDVERYGNSDTPSDMEFPPLTYDDVYTQSEDEDYVEDYEGFAAADIEGKATKVYPNKAHEAYEEALDEEGVMTVFGDLKPHEEEPYIEENH from the coding sequence TTGTTGTCTAAAGACGAATTACATCATTTGAAACAACGCCTAATGAGAGAAAAGCAAGAACTCGAAGCCAAAAGCCATGACGATGAACAAAAAGTATCATTTCCTTATGATTCTGTCGGAGAACTGTCAGCCTATGATAATCACCCAGGAGATCAAGGTACAGAGCTGTTCGAACGAGGGAAAGATATTGCTCTAAATAGTTTAGATCATGAACATCTGTTAGACATCAATGAAGCACTTCAAGCCATTGCTGACGGCTCTTATGGGTTTTGCAAAGTCTGTAATGCCCCTATTCCAAAGGAACGCTTAGAAGCCTTGCCCACTGCCGTCACATGCATAGAACATTCAAAAGAACAAACCGTTTCTCAAAACCGTCCGATTGAAGAAGATTTACTAAGTCCCCCATCAGGTCAATTTGAAAATGAAGAAAGCGCAGCCTACGATGGAGAGGATGCATATCAAGACGTAGAACGCTACGGAAACTCTGATACCCCGTCGGATATGGAATTCCCTCCACTGACATACGATGATGTGTATACACAATCAGAAGATGAAGATTATGTAGAAGACTATGAAGGATTCGCAGCTGCTGATATCGAGGGCAAAGCTACCAAGGTGTACCCAAATAAAGCACACGAAGCCTATGAAGAAGCATTAGACGAAGAAGGCGTCATGACGGTATTCGGTGACTTGAAACCGCACGAAGAAGAGCCTTATATAGAAGAAAATCATTAG
- a CDS encoding isochorismate synthase — MVTTVQSTFRQEALATLEEANNVNHAVLISYSRRVDDLDPLAFFQSGEADFLGERFFWSDPESQMIFSGLGRAAVIKSSEQGKERFDIVHQDWEQLKQHMFHFHDEKELRQAAVGPLLFGGFSFDPYEEKASHWEAFGEAHFFVPSMMLTVSKEGTFLTINEWKQVDGNVHQLIQELEQKASRFETLPLRHDGQAELVHMEELDVKEWMKAIQEATDHIRANEYEKVVLAREVLLHYKNQIALAPLLAELLKHQTTSYVFAVEQGRQAFVGATPERLVKKSGGEVFSSCLAGSIVRGKDEAEDQALGEELLHDEKNLIEHQIVVDMIQQAFEANCLHVHKPNQPSLYKTKNIQHLFTPIVGEIKSSCSLFSLIEQLHPTPALGGYPKEKAVEVIREIEPLKRGWYAAPVGWIDSQDNGEFAVAIRSGLIEEDHVRLFAGCGIVEDSLAKQEYEETQVKLRPMLSALGGRPIE; from the coding sequence ATGGTGACAACAGTGCAAAGTACTTTCCGGCAGGAAGCGCTTGCGACATTAGAAGAAGCGAATAACGTCAACCATGCTGTTTTGATAAGCTACTCCAGAAGAGTTGACGATCTGGATCCTCTTGCCTTTTTTCAAAGCGGCGAAGCGGATTTTTTAGGCGAGCGGTTTTTTTGGTCTGATCCAGAAAGCCAAATGATATTTTCTGGACTGGGTAGAGCGGCCGTCATTAAATCATCTGAGCAAGGCAAGGAACGATTTGATATAGTCCATCAAGATTGGGAACAGCTGAAGCAGCACATGTTCCATTTTCATGATGAGAAGGAGTTAAGGCAAGCGGCTGTTGGTCCGCTTTTGTTTGGAGGATTCTCATTTGATCCGTATGAAGAGAAGGCGAGTCACTGGGAAGCTTTTGGCGAGGCTCATTTTTTTGTGCCATCTATGATGCTCACCGTTTCAAAAGAAGGAACGTTTCTGACGATCAATGAATGGAAGCAGGTAGATGGGAATGTTCATCAGCTCATTCAAGAGTTAGAACAAAAAGCCTCTCGTTTTGAAACATTACCGCTCAGACATGATGGACAAGCTGAACTTGTTCATATGGAAGAGCTTGATGTGAAGGAATGGATGAAGGCGATCCAAGAAGCGACAGACCACATCCGGGCTAACGAATATGAAAAGGTTGTTTTAGCAAGAGAAGTCTTGCTTCACTATAAAAATCAAATTGCACTTGCTCCACTGTTAGCAGAATTATTAAAGCATCAAACAACGAGTTACGTATTTGCGGTTGAACAGGGAAGACAAGCATTTGTCGGCGCTACACCAGAACGATTAGTGAAAAAAAGCGGCGGAGAGGTCTTTTCATCTTGTTTAGCAGGTTCAATTGTTCGTGGAAAAGATGAAGCGGAAGATCAAGCATTAGGTGAGGAACTGCTACATGATGAGAAGAATTTGATTGAACATCAAATTGTTGTCGATATGATTCAACAAGCATTTGAGGCCAATTGTCTTCACGTGCATAAACCAAATCAACCAAGTCTTTATAAAACAAAAAATATTCAGCATTTGTTTACACCGATCGTGGGAGAAATCAAAAGCAGCTGTTCTCTCTTTTCATTAATTGAGCAGCTCCATCCGACACCAGCATTAGGTGGATATCCGAAGGAAAAAGCGGTTGAGGTCATTCGTGAAATCGAACCGTTGAAGCGTGGCTGGTATGCGGCGCCGGTCGGCTGGATTGATTCTCAGGATAATGGAGAATTTGCTGTCGCCATTCGGTCAGGTCTTATCGAGGAAGACCATGTTCGTTTGTTCGCAGGCTGCGGCATTGTAGAGGACTCCCTTGCAAAGCAGGAGTACGAGGAAACGCAAGTGAAGTTAAGACCAATGCTGTCTGCGCTCGGAGGTCGTCCTATTGAATAA